Proteins from a genomic interval of Streptococcus oralis:
- a CDS encoding SAP domain-containing protein, producing MIESRPEFDKIASFDEFSKYYWYRDELSQICKSLGLEYRGTKQELNDIIKQYFKGKLIKKSTVKRKKKRVEVVTLDTPLLECGFSFNAHFREYFSTLTDVSPFKFTADMATAWRKVKSDNDLSFTIQDMLKVYHGNSDYAKYDHSVCQWNQFLKDFCADENSHNYSNKLKVASILWKEVRNSSNEKIYSKNLLTEYADRINEYRK from the coding sequence TTGATAGAGAGCAGACCTGAGTTTGATAAAATCGCATCGTTTGATGAGTTTAGCAAATACTATTGGTATCGGGATGAACTTTCACAGATATGCAAGTCATTAGGGCTTGAATATAGAGGTACAAAACAGGAACTCAATGATATTATTAAGCAGTACTTTAAGGGGAAATTGATTAAAAAATCAACAGTAAAAAGGAAAAAGAAACGAGTAGAAGTCGTTACCTTAGATACGCCCTTACTTGAATGTGGATTCTCCTTTAACGCACACTTTAGAGAATATTTCTCAACTTTAACAGATGTTTCGCCCTTTAAATTTACTGCCGATATGGCGACTGCTTGGAGAAAAGTAAAAAGCGACAATGATTTGAGTTTCACAATACAGGATATGCTAAAAGTTTATCATGGAAATTCAGATTATGCCAAGTATGATCATTCGGTTTGTCAATGGAACCAATTTCTAAAGGATTTCTGTGCAGACGAAAATAGTCACAATTACTCGAATAAACTAAAAGTAGCTTCCATCCTTTGGAAAGAAGTTAGAAATTCAAGTAATGAAAAAATTTATTCAAAAAATCTTTTGACTGAATATGCTGATAGAATAAACGAGTATAGGAAGTAG
- a CDS encoding ADP-ribosylglycohydrolase: MLGAIIGDIVGSVYEWNNIKTKDFPLFREDCFFTGDTVSPNR, encoded by the coding sequence CTGCTAGGAGCAATTATTGGAGACATTGTAGGTTCAGTTTACGAATGGAACAATATTAAAACGAAGGATTTTCCTTTATTTCGTGAGGATTGTTTTTTCACGGGTGATACGGTAAGTCCGAACCGCTGA
- a CDS encoding alpha/beta fold hydrolase, translating into MKFHEFGDKNLPPILLIHGGGSSWWNYLRQARILSKEYRIILPTLNGHGEEYQLDYVSTEDSALEILDYIKANCGGKLFAIGGVSLGGQIAMELLSLDSEIAEKAIIDGSLCIPQPSLAKISIFLVSLFGKLMFNKFSCKLQLSMMNKLYPKLAYPEEIKAYYLEDLPRTPVKTLVTIYKTYMGCYKLKDMISASKAQVLYIYGEKELNCVKESAKLFHQLHSNTILYEAKGYNHGYLSAYLPQEWIDLVAPFLKSEPLEMCNESDMSQGGIPC; encoded by the coding sequence ATGAAATTCCATGAATTTGGTGATAAGAATTTGCCTCCTATTTTACTGATACATGGTGGTGGCAGTTCTTGGTGGAATTATCTTCGTCAAGCACGAATCTTGTCAAAAGAATACCGTATTATTCTACCAACTTTGAATGGTCATGGCGAGGAATATCAACTTGATTATGTTTCTACTGAAGATTCTGCTTTGGAGATTCTAGACTATATCAAAGCAAACTGTGGTGGGAAATTGTTTGCAATCGGTGGTGTTTCACTTGGTGGTCAAATTGCCATGGAGCTTTTGTCTTTAGACAGTGAAATTGCTGAGAAGGCCATCATAGATGGAAGCCTCTGTATTCCTCAACCAAGTTTAGCTAAAATCAGCATCTTTCTAGTGTCTCTATTTGGTAAACTGATGTTCAATAAATTCTCTTGCAAACTTCAGTTAAGCATGATGAACAAACTCTATCCTAAACTGGCTTATCCAGAGGAAATAAAAGCTTATTATTTAGAGGATTTGCCAAGGACGCCTGTCAAAACATTGGTGACCATTTACAAAACCTATATGGGATGTTACAAGCTGAAAGATATGATTTCTGCTAGCAAGGCTCAGGTTCTGTATATCTATGGTGAAAAAGAATTGAACTGTGTGAAAGAATCAGCGAAATTATTTCATCAGCTACATTCAAATACAATTTTGTATGAAGCAAAGGGCTATAATCACGGCTATTTGTCAGCTTACCTGCCTCAAGAGTGGATTGATTTGGTGGCACCATTTTTAAAGAGTGAACCATTGGAAATGTGTAATGAATCTGATATGTCACAAGGAGGAATACCCTGCTAG
- a CDS encoding CPBP family intramembrane glutamic endopeptidase, with protein sequence MTEIDKKNLINYLYCTFGITYIAWGLLAIFTQSYILGLETFIGRMLHIVGALGPAIASGFYLKRNNIKFKHFVFTKRKSSSIYFIIHLLAILILFSVSSLELNGVSIYLMPLFFIQLIFFGGGHEELGWRGILQPLLDKKYTYWQSNLIVGSIWGIWHLPLWFIVGESHQGFPFILFFIYTLFLSFVLGLLYRQTKSVGYCILFHAFANLLNLYFVLKINLIFIIIFIGYLIYTILASNRISKETTF encoded by the coding sequence ATGACAGAAATTGACAAAAAGAATTTAATAAATTATCTTTATTGTACATTTGGAATTACTTATATAGCTTGGGGGCTTCTTGCCATCTTTACTCAATCTTATATTTTGGGATTAGAAACATTTATAGGGAGAATGTTACATATAGTAGGTGCACTTGGTCCAGCTATTGCAAGTGGCTTTTATTTGAAAAGGAATAATATAAAATTTAAACATTTTGTATTCACTAAAAGAAAAAGTAGTAGTATTTATTTCATTATTCATTTGTTAGCAATTTTGATACTATTTTCTGTATCTTCCTTAGAATTAAACGGAGTATCCATTTATCTGATGCCACTATTCTTTATTCAATTAATTTTTTTTGGTGGCGGACATGAAGAATTAGGATGGAGAGGTATACTACAACCTTTACTTGATAAAAAATATACTTATTGGCAATCTAATTTGATTGTAGGATCAATTTGGGGAATTTGGCATCTGCCTTTATGGTTTATAGTTGGAGAAAGTCATCAAGGATTTCCTTTTATTTTATTTTTTATATATACATTATTTTTAAGTTTTGTTTTAGGGCTTCTTTACCGTCAAACGAAATCTGTGGGATACTGTATATTATTTCATGCGTTCGCAAATTTGTTAAATCTCTATTTTGTGTTAAAAATTAATCTTATTTTTATTATCATTTTTATTGGTTATTTGATTTATACTATATTGGCGAGTAATAGAATTAGTAAGGAAACAACATTTTAA
- a CDS encoding Type 1 glutamine amidotransferase-like domain-containing protein yields the protein MKEQIFLMGGNPPITKYTIVDKIVLSSKIERIVIFTVFRDNWQPYMKKYTEVFQSQFTNLNTDYLLLDTEQIDFDSYLDADLIIIGGGNTEKYIATYVNQEFKNYIDHMLNKGAKVIGFSAGALLLGEKVYVSPNDNSDHQIKIKDGLGLFSQFLISVHYDSWNDKANKDRAEELVNVPIIPLNDHSCLVLDKFGNIIEKID from the coding sequence TTGAAAGAACAAATTTTTTTGATGGGTGGGAATCCCCCAATAACGAAATATACCATTGTTGATAAAATTGTATTATCAAGCAAGATTGAAAGAATTGTTATTTTTACAGTTTTTCGAGATAATTGGCAACCCTATATGAAAAAGTACACGGAAGTTTTCCAAAGTCAATTTACTAATCTAAACACTGATTACTTACTTTTGGACACTGAGCAGATTGATTTTGATAGCTATTTAGATGCTGATCTAATCATCATCGGTGGAGGAAATACGGAAAAATATATAGCTACTTATGTCAATCAGGAGTTCAAAAATTATATCGATCATATGCTTAATAAAGGGGCAAAAGTTATAGGGTTTTCTGCAGGAGCCCTATTATTAGGAGAAAAAGTCTATGTCTCACCTAATGATAATTCAGATCATCAGATAAAGATAAAAGATGGATTAGGACTCTTTAGTCAGTTTTTAATTAGTGTCCATTATGATTCATGGAATGATAAAGCAAATAAGGATAGAGCTGAAGAACTCGTTAACGTTCCCATAATTCCACTAAATGATCATTCCTGTCTTGTCTTGGATAAATTTGGGAACATTATAGAGAAAATTGACTAA
- the aac(6') gene encoding aminoglycoside 6'-N-acetyltransferase: MDGITKDSIKTAKLMKQLWPQLTDKEAIDEVKRYTNGKNTAIFTEVEGDTIVGLAVCSLRFDYVESCKYSPVGFLEGIIVDEEYRLKDIAKNLCTKCEEWAKNKGCKEFASDCTLTNTDSIRFHLNIGFQEANRIIHFKKKL, from the coding sequence ATGGATGGAATAACAAAAGATTCTATAAAAACGGCTAAACTAATGAAACAATTATGGCCCCAATTGACCGATAAAGAAGCTATTGATGAAGTAAAAAGATATACGAATGGCAAAAATACTGCAATCTTTACTGAAGTTGAAGGTGACACAATTGTTGGTCTAGCAGTATGTTCACTCAGATTTGATTATGTTGAAAGTTGTAAATATAGTCCTGTTGGATTCTTAGAAGGGATTATTGTCGACGAGGAATATCGTTTAAAGGATATTGCTAAAAATCTCTGTACAAAATGTGAGGAATGGGCGAAAAATAAAGGATGTAAAGAATTTGCAAGTGACTGTACTTTAACGAATACGGATTCTATAAGATTTCATCTCAATATTGGATTTCAGGAGGCAAATAGAATTATTCATTTTAAGAAAAAATTATAA
- the rlmD gene encoding 23S rRNA (uracil(1939)-C(5))-methyltransferase RlmD, translating into MLKKNDIVEVEIVDLTHEGAGVAKIEGLVFFVENALPTEKILMRVLKVNKKIGYGKVEEYLTHSPHRNQDLDLAYLRSGIADLGHLAYPEQLKFKTKQVKDNLYKIAGIRDVEVAETLGMENPVKYRNKAQVPVRRVNGVLETGFFRKNSHDLMPLEDFFIQDPVIDQVVVALRDLLRRFDLKPYDEREQSGLIRNLVVRRGHYTGQIMVILVTTRSKVFRVEQLIEQVIKQFPEIVSVMQNINDQNTNAIFGKEWKTLYGQDYITDQMLGNDFQIAGPAFYQVNTEMAEKLYQTAIDFAGLKADDVVIDAYSGIGTIGLSVAKHIKEVYGVEVIPEAVENSQKNATLNNITNAHYVCDTAENAMKNWLKEGIQPTVILVDPPRKGLIESFIKASAQTGADRIAYISCNVATMARDIKLYQELGYELRKVQPVDLFPQTHHVEAVSLLVRAEASAK; encoded by the coding sequence ATGTTAAAGAAAAATGATATTGTAGAAGTTGAAATTGTTGATTTGACCCATGAAGGGGCAGGGGTCGCCAAGATAGAAGGTTTGGTTTTCTTTGTAGAAAATGCTCTACCAACTGAGAAAATCCTCATGCGTGTCCTTAAAGTCAATAAAAAGATTGGCTACGGGAAAGTTGAAGAATACCTTACACATTCTCCGCATCGTAACCAAGATCTTGACCTAGCTTATCTACGTTCAGGTATCGCTGACTTGGGGCATCTTGCCTATCCAGAGCAGCTCAAGTTCAAAACCAAGCAAGTCAAAGACAATCTCTACAAAATTGCTGGCATTAGAGATGTAGAGGTCGCTGAAACACTAGGTATGGAAAATCCAGTTAAGTATCGAAACAAGGCACAGGTGCCCGTTCGTCGAGTGAATGGTGTCTTGGAAACTGGCTTTTTCCGTAAGAATTCGCATGACCTTATGCCCCTTGAAGATTTCTTTATCCAGGATCCTGTCATTGATCAAGTCGTAGTGGCTCTACGCGATTTGCTCCGTCGTTTTGATTTGAAACCTTATGATGAAAGGGAACAGTCTGGCTTGATTCGGAATCTTGTGGTGCGTCGTGGTCACTATACAGGACAAATCATGGTTATCTTAGTGACTACACGTTCTAAAGTTTTCCGAGTGGAGCAGTTGATTGAACAAGTTATCAAGCAGTTCCCAGAGATTGTGTCTGTCATGCAGAATATCAATGACCAGAATACCAATGCGATTTTTGGTAAGGAATGGAAGACTCTTTATGGTCAAGACTATATTACGGATCAGATGTTGGGAAATGACTTCCAAATCGCTGGCCCAGCCTTTTACCAAGTCAATACTGAAATGGCGGAGAAACTCTATCAAACGGCTATCGACTTTGCAGGATTAAAAGCAGATGATGTGGTGATCGATGCTTATTCGGGTATTGGAACCATTGGTTTATCAGTCGCCAAGCATATCAAGGAAGTCTACGGTGTTGAAGTGATTCCAGAAGCAGTTGAGAATAGCCAGAAGAATGCTACATTAAATAATATCACAAATGCCCACTATGTCTGTGATACTGCTGAAAATGCAATGAAGAATTGGCTCAAGGAAGGTATTCAACCAACCGTTATATTGGTCGACCCACCACGCAAGGGCTTGATCGAGAGCTTTATCAAAGCAAGTGCTCAAACAGGAGCAGACCGCATCGCTTATATTTCATGTAATGTCGCAACCATGGCGCGTGATATCAAACTCTATCAAGAATTGGGATATGAGTTGAGGAAAGTCCAGCCGGTGGATCTGTTTCCACAGACGCATCATGTTGAGGCGGTATCACTGCTTGTACGAGCTGAGGCATCAGCGAAGTAG
- a CDS encoding DUF1002 domain-containing protein produces MRKKLFLTSAAVLWAATAMTSVHAATDVQKVIDETYVQPEYVLGSSLTEDQKNQTLSKLGYDASKDTKDIKTMTPDIYSKIMNVANDASLQLYSSAKIQKLGDKSPLEVKIETPENITKVTQDMYRNAAVTLGVEHAKITVAAPIPVTGESALAGIYYSLEANGAKVPQANKDLAQEELKALSEINAENKDKSGYDANKLNAAMTDIKAGIAKAKEAKGNLTEEDVRKIVEDTLKNYKLDQVITGNQVNIIINFALNLSKSDILNNADFTKTLNDLKESIVSQAGDSFKNINLNFDANKALEEGGNFFSSLWQAIVNFFKSFGA; encoded by the coding sequence ATGAGAAAGAAACTTTTTCTAACAAGCGCTGCAGTTTTGTGGGCAGCAACAGCTATGACGAGTGTCCACGCAGCAACCGATGTTCAAAAAGTAATCGATGAAACCTATGTACAACCTGAATATGTTCTTGGCTCTTCGCTAACTGAAGACCAAAAAAATCAAACACTTAGCAAACTTGGTTATGACGCATCGAAAGATACCAAAGATATCAAAACCATGACACCTGATATCTATTCGAAAATCATGAATGTGGCTAATGATGCTAGTTTACAGCTCTATTCGTCGGCCAAGATTCAAAAGCTGGGTGACAAATCGCCTCTAGAGGTCAAGATTGAAACGCCTGAAAATATCACCAAGGTGACGCAGGATATGTACCGTAACGCAGCTGTGACTCTTGGAGTGGAGCATGCCAAAATCACAGTTGCAGCTCCTATTCCAGTTACAGGAGAAAGCGCCCTAGCAGGGATTTACTACTCGTTAGAGGCCAATGGTGCTAAAGTACCGCAAGCCAATAAAGACTTGGCCCAAGAAGAACTAAAAGCCTTGTCCGAAATCAATGCTGAAAACAAGGACAAGTCAGGATACGATGCTAATAAGCTCAATGCGGCTATGACAGATATCAAGGCAGGAATCGCAAAGGCAAAAGAAGCAAAAGGAAATCTGACAGAAGAAGATGTCCGCAAAATCGTTGAAGATACGCTAAAAAACTACAAACTTGATCAGGTTATAACAGGAAACCAGGTCAATATCATCATCAATTTTGCCCTAAACCTCTCAAAGAGCGACATTTTGAACAATGCTGATTTCACTAAAACCCTAAATGACCTCAAGGAAAGCATCGTTTCCCAAGCTGGAGATAGTTTTAAAAATATCAACCTCAACTTTGATGCCAATAAAGCGTTAGAAGAGGGGGGCAACTTTTTTAGCTCCCTTTGGCAAGCCATTGTCAACTTCTTCAAGAGTTTTGGTGCTTAG
- a CDS encoding lysozyme family protein, whose protein sequence is MFKFIRRMLVLAVLLFAGYKAYHIRQDVKQVMTYQPMVREILSERDTPANEELVLAMIYTETKGKERDVMQSSESASGATNTINDNASSIRQGIQTLTDNLYLAQSKGVDVWTAVQAYNFGPAYIDFIAQNGKENTLALAKRYSRETVAPILGNTTGKTYTYITPISIFHGAELYENGGNYYYSRQVRFNLYIMKFFNFF, encoded by the coding sequence ATGTTTAAATTTATAAGAAGAATGCTAGTGCTAGCAGTCCTCCTTTTTGCTGGATACAAAGCCTATCACATTCGTCAGGATGTAAAGCAAGTCATGACCTATCAACCTATGGTTCGGGAAATCCTCAGTGAAAGAGATACTCCAGCCAATGAAGAGTTAGTTCTCGCTATGATTTATACCGAAACGAAAGGAAAAGAGCGGGATGTCATGCAGTCTAGTGAGTCTGCTAGTGGCGCTACCAATACCATCAATGACAACGCCTCTAGTATTCGCCAAGGGATTCAAACTCTAACCGATAACCTCTATTTAGCACAGAGCAAAGGAGTAGATGTCTGGACCGCCGTTCAAGCCTATAATTTTGGACCTGCCTATATAGACTTTATCGCTCAGAATGGTAAGGAAAATACACTAGCTCTAGCCAAGCGTTATTCCCGAGAAACAGTCGCTCCAATCCTTGGGAATACCACGGGGAAGACCTACACCTATATCACCCCTATTTCTATCTTTCATGGAGCCGAACTCTACGAAAATGGAGGAAACTATTACTACTCCAGACAGGTACGTTTTAACCTGTATATCATGAAATTCTTTAATTTCTTCTAA
- a CDS encoding nucleoid-associated protein — MDIYIKKAIIHQFSPDDTELFLADKFLNITPKIEEYLRKKIERVYSDEAKTGIFEEENPFFNHISDDLLETSVTLANLWKEEFSISENLKTNDLVFVQFSKEGVEHFAFLRIALRETLTHLGGEVDNPIKLTQNNLPGFGTGADEALVVNLQSRKYHLIEKRIKYNGTFLNYFSENLLAVAPKISPKKSIKELEKTAQRIAESFNTDDFQFQSKVKSAIFNNLEESNELSPEKLANDLFDNNLTARLSFIDQVKEAVPEPVQFDEIDASRQLKKFENQKLSLSNGIELIVPNNVYQDAESVEFIQNDNGTYSILIKNIEDIQSK; from the coding sequence ATGGACATTTATATTAAGAAAGCCATTATCCATCAGTTCAGCCCAGATGATACCGAGTTGTTCCTAGCGGATAAGTTTCTCAATATCACGCCAAAAATCGAAGAATACCTGCGCAAAAAAATTGAACGTGTGTATTCAGATGAAGCCAAGACAGGGATTTTCGAAGAAGAAAATCCCTTCTTCAATCACATCTCAGACGATTTGTTGGAGACTTCGGTAACACTGGCTAATCTTTGGAAAGAGGAGTTTAGTATTTCAGAAAATCTCAAGACCAATGACTTGGTTTTTGTTCAGTTTTCTAAAGAAGGTGTAGAGCATTTCGCTTTCTTACGAATTGCTCTACGTGAGACTTTGACCCACCTCGGTGGAGAAGTTGATAATCCAATCAAGCTAACTCAGAATAACTTGCCTGGATTTGGAACGGGGGCTGATGAGGCCTTGGTGGTCAATCTTCAAAGTCGCAAGTACCATCTCATCGAAAAACGCATCAAGTATAATGGGACTTTTTTGAACTACTTTTCAGAAAATCTCCTAGCTGTTGCCCCTAAGATTTCGCCAAAAAAATCCATCAAGGAACTGGAAAAAACAGCCCAGAGAATTGCAGAGTCCTTTAACACAGATGATTTTCAGTTTCAATCCAAGGTCAAATCAGCGATTTTCAATAATTTAGAAGAAAGCAATGAATTGTCTCCTGAAAAATTGGCGAATGACCTTTTTGATAACAATCTAACAGCTCGTTTGAGCTTTATCGACCAAGTCAAGGAAGCCGTACCCGAACCAGTCCAGTTTGATGAAATTGATGCCAGTCGTCAGCTCAAGAAATTTGAAAACCAAAAACTTTCCTTGTCAAACGGAATTGAACTCATCGTTCCTAATAATGTATACCAAGACGCAGAATCTGTTGAGTTTATCCAAAATGACAATGGAACCTATTCTATCTTAATCAAAAATATTGAGGATATTCAAAGTAAATAA
- the glyA gene encoding serine hydroxymethyltransferase, with the protein MIFDKDDFKAYDADLWNAIAKEEERQQNNIELIASENVVSKAVMAAQGSILTNKYAEGYPGRRYYGGTDVVDVVETLAIERAKEIFGAKFANVQPHSGSQANCAAYMALIEPGDTVMGMDLAAGGHLTHGAPVSFSGQTYNFVSYSVDPETELLDFDAILKQAQEVKPKLIVAGASAYSQIIDFSKFREIADAVGAKLMVDMAHIAGLVAAGLHPSPVPYAHITTTTTHKTLRGPRGGLILTNDEDLAKKINSAIFPGIQGGPLEHVVAAKAVSFKEVLDPAFKEYAANVIKNSKAMVEVFLQDPDFRIISGGTENHLFLVDVTKVVENGKVAQNLLDEVNITLNKNSIPYETLSPFKTSGIRIGSAAITARGFGEEESRKVAELIIKTLKNAENEAVLEEVRSEVKALTDAFPLYED; encoded by the coding sequence ATGATTTTTGACAAAGATGATTTTAAAGCATACGATGCTGATCTCTGGAATGCTATTGCCAAAGAAGAAGAACGCCAACAAAACAACATTGAGTTGATTGCTTCGGAAAACGTGGTTTCCAAGGCTGTTATGGCGGCTCAAGGGTCTATCTTGACGAACAAATATGCCGAAGGTTACCCAGGACGCCGTTATTACGGTGGTACAGATGTGGTGGACGTTGTAGAGACTCTGGCTATTGAACGCGCGAAAGAAATTTTCGGTGCAAAATTTGCCAATGTCCAACCCCACTCAGGAAGTCAAGCAAACTGTGCTGCTTACATGGCCTTGATTGAACCAGGTGATACGGTTATGGGGATGGATTTGGCTGCAGGTGGACACTTGACCCACGGAGCTCCTGTCAGCTTCTCTGGTCAAACCTACAACTTTGTTTCTTATAGTGTGGATCCTGAAACAGAACTCTTGGACTTTGATGCTATTTTGAAACAAGCCCAAGAAGTAAAACCAAAACTGATTGTAGCAGGTGCTTCAGCCTATTCACAAATTATCGACTTTTCAAAATTCCGTGAAATTGCAGACGCTGTTGGAGCTAAGCTCATGGTGGACATGGCTCATATCGCTGGTTTGGTTGCAGCTGGTCTTCACCCAAGCCCAGTGCCATATGCTCATATCACGACAACAACGACCCACAAAACCCTTCGTGGACCTCGTGGTGGTTTGATTTTGACAAATGATGAGGACCTAGCTAAGAAAATCAATTCAGCTATTTTCCCTGGTATTCAAGGCGGTCCTTTGGAACATGTTGTGGCGGCTAAGGCGGTTTCTTTCAAAGAAGTTTTAGATCCAGCCTTCAAGGAATATGCTGCTAATGTCATCAAAAACAGCAAGGCTATGGTTGAAGTCTTCTTGCAAGACCCTGATTTCCGTATCATTTCTGGCGGAACTGAAAACCACCTCTTCTTAGTTGATGTTACTAAGGTTGTTGAAAACGGAAAAGTGGCTCAAAACTTGCTGGATGAAGTCAATATTACTCTAAATAAAAACTCAATCCCTTACGAAACTTTGTCACCATTTAAAACAAGTGGGATTCGTATCGGATCTGCAGCCATCACTGCACGTGGATTTGGTGAAGAAGAAAGCCGTAAAGTAGCTGAACTCATCATTAAAACCCTTAAGAATGCAGAAAATGAAGCTGTCTTAGAAGAAGTGAGAAGCGAAGTCAAAGCGTTGACAGATGCCTTCCCATTATACGAGGACTAA
- a CDS encoding GNAT family N-acetyltransferase, producing the protein MLRDLQETDVNAICEINKEALGYSFSPEDTASQLARLSQDSHHFLLGYEDAASHILLGYVHAEVYESLYSKAGFNILGLAVSPQAQGQGIGKSLLQGLDQEAKRRGYGFIRLNSADHRLGAHAFYEKVGYTCDKVQKRFIRIF; encoded by the coding sequence ATGCTCAGAGATTTGCAAGAAACAGATGTGAATGCTATATGTGAGATTAACAAAGAGGCTTTGGGCTACTCTTTTAGTCCAGAGGACACAGCTAGTCAACTAGCTAGACTGTCTCAGGATTCCCATCATTTCCTACTTGGTTATGAGGATGCAGCTAGTCATATCTTGCTTGGATATGTCCATGCTGAAGTTTATGAATCCCTCTATTCCAAAGCAGGATTCAATATCTTAGGCTTAGCGGTTTCGCCTCAAGCTCAAGGGCAAGGTATCGGTAAAAGCTTACTGCAAGGGTTGGATCAGGAAGCAAAAAGACGTGGTTATGGGTTTATCCGCCTAAACTCTGCCGATCATCGTCTGGGTGCTCATGCATTTTATGAAAAAGTTGGTTATACTTGTGATAAAGTGCAAAAACGGTTTATTCGCATCTTTTAG
- a CDS encoding L-threonylcarbamoyladenylate synthase: MMDRIRQELEKGGAVVLPTETVYGLFAKALDEKAVDHVYQLKRRPRDKALNLNVASLEDILHFSKNQPTYLQKLVETFLPGPLTIILEANDRVPFWVNSGLSTVGFRMPSHPITLDLIRETGPLIGPSANISGQASGVTFAQILEDFDQEVLGLEDDAFLTGQDSTILDLSGDKVKILRQGAFKREDILAQLPEISFEEE; encoded by the coding sequence ATGATGGACAGGATTAGACAAGAGTTGGAAAAAGGGGGGGCAGTTGTCTTACCTACTGAGACAGTTTATGGTCTCTTTGCCAAAGCTCTAGATGAAAAAGCAGTGGACCATGTTTACCAACTCAAACGTCGTCCCAGAGATAAGGCTCTTAACCTTAATGTTGCCTCTCTAGAGGATATCTTGCACTTTTCAAAGAATCAGCCAACTTATCTACAAAAACTTGTAGAGACCTTTTTACCGGGTCCCTTGACCATTATCCTCGAAGCCAATGACAGAGTTCCCTTTTGGGTCAATTCTGGTCTTTCAACGGTGGGATTTCGGATGCCGAGTCACCCCATTACACTGGATTTGATTCGAGAGACAGGACCTTTGATTGGGCCGTCTGCCAATATTTCAGGTCAGGCGAGTGGAGTGACCTTTGCTCAAATTCTAGAGGATTTTGACCAAGAGGTTTTGGGTCTGGAGGATGATGCTTTTCTAACTGGACAGGATTCGACGATTTTGGATTTGTCTGGAGACAAGGTGAAAATCCTACGCCAAGGGGCGTTTAAGCGAGAAGATATTCTTGCACAGTTGCCAGAGATTTCTTTTGAGGAGGAATGA
- the prmC gene encoding peptide chain release factor N(5)-glutamine methyltransferase, producing the protein MKLAQLFSDFEEELIRQGEEAESLSFVYRSLKNLSFTEFIFALQQEVTEEEKQFVEEIYQQLATHKPAQYIIGHVDFFGMQLKVDERVLIPRPETEELVELILTENPEENLKILDIGTGSGAIALGLAKNRPGWSVTAADISQEALELASENARNQNLNIFFKKSDCFAEISEKYDIIVSNPPYISREDESEVGLNVLHSEPHLALFADEDGLAIYRRIAEDAKDYLTDGGKIYLEIGYKQGQSVPALFRKHLPQKRVRTLKDQFGQDRMVVVDDGQD; encoded by the coding sequence ATGAAATTAGCTCAATTATTTTCAGATTTTGAAGAAGAGTTGATAAGACAAGGAGAGGAAGCAGAAAGCCTCTCTTTTGTCTATCGTAGCCTGAAAAATCTATCTTTTACTGAATTCATTTTTGCCCTACAGCAAGAGGTAACAGAGGAAGAAAAACAATTTGTAGAAGAGATTTACCAGCAGTTAGCAACTCATAAACCAGCCCAGTATATCATTGGTCACGTAGATTTCTTTGGAATGCAGTTAAAAGTGGATGAGCGGGTTTTGATTCCTCGTCCAGAAACAGAAGAGTTGGTGGAACTCATCCTCACAGAAAATCCTGAGGAAAATCTTAAGATTCTAGATATTGGGACTGGAAGTGGGGCCATAGCTCTTGGATTAGCTAAAAACAGACCAGGTTGGTCAGTGACGGCAGCGGATATTTCCCAAGAGGCCTTAGAGCTTGCATCAGAGAATGCTAGAAATCAAAATCTTAATATATTTTTTAAAAAATCTGATTGTTTTGCAGAAATTTCTGAAAAATATGATATAATTGTATCCAATCCACCTTATATCTCTCGTGAAGATGAGTCAGAGGTCGGTTTGAATGTTTTACATTCGGAGCCTCATCTAGCTCTCTTTGCAGATGAGGATGGCCTAGCTATTTACCGCAGAATTGCGGAAGATGCAAAAGACTATCTCACAGATGGTGGTAAGATTTACCTTGAAATTGGATACAAGCAAGGTCAAAGTGTTCCTGCGCTTTTTAGGAAGCATCTTCCCCAAAAACGGGTACGAACACTCAAAGACCAATTTGGTCAAGATAGGATGGTTGTAGTTGATGATGGACAGGATTAG